One Spirochaetaceae bacterium genomic window carries:
- a CDS encoding thiamine diphosphokinase, with amino-acid sequence MMSTNVLIFTGGERVLPQHYRPLLTINSLLIAADSGYLYYEDGLTFDYAIGDFDSAPAAKAKQIISYPPNKDYTDTELAVQLAVSKGFSQIYLIGGSGGRLDHLMANYRLLYSYPITQWLTAHEHINVVSDELTWQSQEVVSLIGNEESQIAECTGLKWPLNGLNFAKQSSISNQTTGRFSLKMAKGKLIVIRPYNIPLIL; translated from the coding sequence ATGATGTCTACAAATGTGTTAATTTTTACAGGGGGCGAGCGGGTTTTACCGCAGCATTACCGGCCGTTATTAACTATAAATAGTTTGTTAATAGCAGCCGATAGCGGTTACCTTTACTACGAAGACGGTTTAACCTTTGATTACGCCATTGGCGATTTTGACAGTGCGCCGGCCGCTAAAGCTAAACAAATAATTAGCTACCCGCCTAATAAAGATTATACCGATACCGAACTGGCGGTGCAGCTGGCCGTTAGTAAAGGTTTTAGCCAAATATATTTAATTGGCGGTAGCGGCGGCAGGCTAGACCATTTAATGGCTAACTACCGGCTGCTTTACAGCTACCCTATTACCCAGTGGCTAACGGCGCACGAGCATATAAATGTGGTAAGCGATGAACTTACTTGGCAAAGCCAAGAGGTTGTCTCTTTGATAGGGAATGAGGAGAGCCAAATTGCCGAATGTACAGGTTTAAAGTGGCCTCTTAACGGGCTTAATTTTGCTAAACAAAGCAGTATTAGCAACCAAACTACCGGGCGTTTTAGCCTAAAAATGGCTAAAGGTAAATTAATTGTAATACGCCCTTACAATATACCGTTAATTTTATAA
- a CDS encoding methyl-accepting chemotaxis protein, protein MAKRISTKMSFLLTTGIGSIAIITCIVLIMTGRLISLSQENMQKSLASTAATTHAILQNFTTTYTNVMLQLSRSAELRGFMENPGSPAAAANLTALLSATKGIYTDIDIIHYVNSSGTVVLSSSGMGLNNNVSSAAWFQSAMGFNMYMSDVPFTSAFTGRVVTAFAIPVRTGQGQGATGSGVLYIEVNWHNFLRQNFENISIGQTGYIMVENARTNIVVVNRDFDLIGNPNHSFLLPYLTEMTGSGVVTNAFDGNGILFSYYTANINPMTSSANFGINLPLWRTIVIQDRNEILEPAMAGIFDVIRVGIVMVLVLLALLFVGYFLNIDRVLGGEPTFILGAIDEIIDKNLVITSEQEESFPKNPKGILRSLIKMNNDLAGTIKHLKEVSDHLTSGSNVMEDGFNSMLDSKNNINDSINEEKRIMVDAQKGIETVEISITELNGLSDKLTEQIESQVTSLTQSSAAVKEMIANIGSITGNIKKLNDGFNHLKEASSLGRDLLLAMSEQIHEVSTQSESLQEANEAIQSIASQTNLLAMNAAIEAAHAGEAGKGFAVVAEEIRRLAEESAERAIDTGTNLLRIKESVDRVTNGNEEAQNSFSIVLGRINNLNDIQLQIGAAMTEQNEGSKEVLVAIEEMNKLSIDVKETSGDISGNQDIIKDSMASLKETAVAINAAINTVADETVTLSSLFSENHAQVQQNRNLIKQINEELNGFKV, encoded by the coding sequence ATGGCCAAAAGAATATCTACCAAAATGTCTTTCTTACTAACTACAGGGATTGGCTCTATTGCCATCATCACCTGTATTGTCCTTATTATGACAGGCCGTTTAATTAGCCTTTCGCAAGAAAATATGCAAAAAAGTTTGGCTTCTACGGCAGCGACAACCCATGCTATTTTACAAAATTTTACCACCACTTACACCAACGTTATGTTACAGCTAAGCCGCAGCGCCGAGCTGCGCGGCTTTATGGAAAATCCCGGCAGCCCCGCCGCCGCCGCTAACTTAACGGCTTTATTAAGCGCCACCAAAGGTATTTATACCGATATAGATATTATCCACTATGTAAACTCTAGCGGTACGGTAGTTCTTTCCTCCAGCGGTATGGGGCTTAATAATAATGTTTCTTCTGCCGCTTGGTTTCAAAGCGCTATGGGTTTTAATATGTATATGAGCGATGTACCGTTTACTTCGGCCTTTACAGGCCGAGTTGTTACGGCGTTTGCCATTCCGGTACGCACCGGGCAGGGTCAAGGCGCTACCGGCAGCGGAGTACTCTATATAGAAGTAAATTGGCATAACTTTTTACGGCAAAACTTTGAAAATATCAGTATTGGCCAAACTGGCTACATAATGGTAGAAAATGCCCGTACCAATATTGTAGTTGTCAACCGCGATTTTGATTTAATCGGCAACCCTAACCATAGCTTTTTACTGCCTTATTTAACCGAAATGACCGGCAGCGGCGTGGTTACCAATGCCTTTGATGGCAATGGTATTTTATTTAGTTACTATACCGCCAACATCAACCCCATGACTAGCTCGGCTAACTTTGGTATTAACCTACCTTTATGGCGCACCATTGTAATACAAGACCGCAACGAAATTTTAGAGCCCGCTATGGCTGGTATTTTTGATGTGATAAGGGTTGGTATTGTTATGGTTTTAGTCCTGCTGGCCTTACTCTTTGTGGGTTATTTTTTAAACATAGACAGAGTACTGGGCGGCGAACCAACTTTTATTTTAGGAGCTATCGATGAAATAATCGATAAGAATTTAGTTATTACCTCCGAACAAGAAGAATCTTTTCCTAAAAACCCTAAAGGTATTTTACGCTCTTTAATAAAGATGAACAACGATTTAGCCGGCACAATTAAACACCTTAAGGAAGTGTCGGACCACTTAACCTCCGGCAGTAACGTGATGGAAGATGGTTTTAATAGTATGCTTGATAGTAAAAACAACATTAATGACAGCATTAATGAAGAAAAACGCATTATGGTAGATGCCCAAAAGGGAATTGAAACCGTAGAAATCAGTATTACCGAGCTAAACGGTTTAAGCGATAAACTTACCGAGCAAATAGAAAGCCAAGTAACCAGCCTTACCCAAAGTTCGGCCGCCGTTAAAGAAATGATTGCCAACATTGGCTCGATAACCGGTAATATTAAAAAACTTAACGATGGCTTTAACCATCTAAAAGAGGCCAGCAGCTTAGGCCGTGACCTGCTACTAGCAATGAGTGAGCAAATTCACGAAGTATCTACCCAATCGGAATCGTTGCAAGAAGCCAACGAGGCTATCCAAAGTATTGCCAGCCAAACCAACTTGCTGGCCATGAACGCCGCTATCGAAGCTGCCCATGCCGGCGAGGCTGGTAAAGGTTTTGCCGTAGTTGCCGAAGAAATTCGCCGCTTAGCCGAAGAAAGTGCCGAGCGTGCCATCGATACCGGCACAAATTTATTACGCATTAAAGAAAGTGTAGATAGGGTAACCAACGGTAATGAAGAAGCCCAAAACTCTTTTAGTATTGTTTTAGGCCGCATTAACAACCTTAACGATATACAGCTGCAAATTGGAGCGGCGATGACCGAACAAAACGAAGGCAGTAAAGAAGTGTTGGTAGCCATAGAAGAAATGAATAAATTATCTATCGATGTAAAAGAAACTTCGGGCGATATTAGCGGCAATCAAGATATAATTAAAGACAGTATGGCTTCTTTAAAAGAAACTGCCGTAGCTATTAATGCCGCTATTAATACGGTAGCCGACGAAACGGTTACCTTAAGCAGCCTCTTTAGCGAAAACCACGCCCAAGTGCAGCAAAACAGAAATTTGATTAAACAAATTAACGAAGAACTTAATGGATTTAAGGTTTAA
- a CDS encoding chemotaxis protein CheA, whose protein sequence is MSDYFDSDELLKDFYLEAEQQVEILEHNILAIENDKSDSDAIDEIFRAAHTLKGGAATVQMTELAEFTHIVEDLLDAIRANKVTIITATIDALLEALDVIKAMLEERKNGSIYNQDVSDLKTILKGLTAGSTVPSAPPAAAPVAPAQTAAAVPQPADESQIDGSLVANNGPSAELTQDDIEEMQAALPSGATLYRVRVEFDEANPMNSVGGIQVFASLKTISQVLRTFPDFDKLYEDNFFPFVDYYIASSNPLNEIEAKGSISDATLSIAVSNVSQLQIVGSAVPAQPAVAAPPAISEPPAATPPPQPIAAAPAVTNEVNDSGIANLPLNEEEQLARRAPAAGSTKVETTQMLNVDSKRIDVLLNLVSEIVITKGAFNQVLGQLNNNVASFQYVKSTYNMALKKFIDNLPDLITNMNSGEFTIKDVRKSVTNSFQDIFFALLGFEAELRGVEGKIKGVATDLGRTTNELHESVLKVRMVPVDKTFKRFPKLVRDLSRSLNKEVHLEIIGGETEMDKTVAEKLTDPLMHCVRNSMDHGIELPDVRERRGKSREGNLILKASNQGNTVIIEITDDGNGIDVNAIKAKAIERGIIKEDKVLSNQEAFNLMMEPGFSTAKQITNVSGRGVGLDVVKRSIEGLNGEISIWSELGHGTTFTIKLPLTLAIIQGLMVRVAKNIFAIPIVNVLESFRIKPSEINQLDNFEVFNVREDVVSILRLSKIFGITADPDQEHNFIVVVGTEDKKVGLMVDSLIGEEDVVIKPLKDQYAASKGIAGATILGDGTVSLIIDVAELLTLGYQKELEMRTDNRQSLALNEV, encoded by the coding sequence ATGAGCGATTATTTTGATAGTGATGAGCTTTTAAAAGATTTTTATCTTGAAGCAGAGCAACAAGTTGAAATTTTAGAACATAATATTTTAGCTATTGAAAATGATAAAAGCGACAGCGATGCTATCGACGAAATATTTAGGGCTGCCCATACGCTAAAGGGCGGAGCAGCTACGGTACAAATGACCGAACTGGCCGAGTTTACCCATATAGTAGAAGATTTACTCGATGCCATAAGGGCCAACAAAGTTACCATTATTACCGCTACTATCGATGCGTTGCTCGAGGCCCTCGATGTTATTAAGGCAATGCTGGAAGAGCGTAAAAACGGCAGCATTTATAACCAAGATGTTAGCGACCTTAAAACTATCTTAAAAGGCCTTACCGCCGGCAGCACCGTGCCTTCCGCGCCGCCGGCAGCAGCCCCCGTTGCTCCTGCTCAAACCGCCGCCGCCGTTCCGCAACCCGCCGATGAAAGTCAAATTGACGGCAGTTTAGTGGCCAACAACGGCCCTTCGGCCGAGCTTACCCAAGATGATATAGAAGAAATGCAGGCGGCCCTTCCCTCCGGCGCTACTTTATATCGTGTGCGTGTAGAATTTGACGAAGCTAACCCCATGAACTCGGTAGGCGGTATCCAAGTATTTGCCAGTCTTAAAACGATAAGCCAAGTGCTGCGGACCTTCCCCGATTTTGATAAACTTTACGAAGATAACTTTTTTCCTTTTGTCGATTATTATATCGCCAGCAGCAACCCGCTTAACGAGATTGAGGCTAAAGGCTCTATCTCCGATGCTACCCTATCAATAGCGGTAAGTAATGTCAGCCAACTTCAAATAGTAGGCTCGGCTGTTCCCGCTCAACCCGCTGTAGCTGCTCCGCCGGCCATCAGTGAACCACCGGCAGCAACACCGCCGCCGCAACCGATAGCTGCCGCTCCGGCCGTAACGAACGAAGTAAACGACTCTGGTATAGCCAACCTGCCGCTTAACGAAGAAGAGCAGTTGGCCCGGCGGGCTCCGGCCGCCGGCTCTACTAAAGTAGAAACCACGCAAATGCTTAATGTGGATTCTAAACGTATCGATGTGCTTTTAAATTTGGTCTCCGAAATTGTTATTACCAAAGGAGCGTTTAACCAAGTTTTAGGGCAATTAAACAATAATGTAGCCAGCTTTCAATATGTAAAAAGCACCTATAATATGGCTTTAAAGAAATTTATCGATAATTTGCCCGATTTAATTACCAATATGAACAGCGGCGAATTTACCATTAAAGATGTGCGTAAATCGGTAACCAACTCTTTTCAGGATATTTTCTTTGCCCTGTTAGGGTTTGAAGCCGAATTGCGCGGCGTAGAGGGTAAAATTAAAGGAGTGGCCACCGATTTAGGCCGCACCACCAACGAACTGCACGAAAGTGTGCTTAAAGTGCGCATGGTGCCGGTAGATAAAACCTTTAAACGTTTTCCTAAATTGGTGCGCGACCTTTCGCGTAGCCTCAATAAAGAGGTGCACCTCGAAATTATTGGCGGTGAAACCGAAATGGACAAAACCGTAGCCGAAAAATTAACCGACCCTTTAATGCACTGCGTACGCAACAGTATGGACCACGGTATCGAGCTGCCCGATGTGCGCGAGCGGCGCGGCAAAAGCCGCGAAGGCAATTTAATTTTAAAGGCCAGTAATCAGGGTAATACCGTTATCATCGAAATTACCGATGATGGTAATGGCATCGATGTTAATGCCATTAAAGCCAAAGCCATTGAGCGCGGCATTATTAAAGAAGATAAAGTTTTAAGTAACCAAGAGGCCTTTAACTTAATGATGGAGCCCGGTTTTAGCACCGCCAAACAAATTACCAATGTTTCGGGGCGCGGTGTGGGGCTTGATGTAGTAAAGCGCTCGATAGAGGGCTTAAACGGCGAGATTAGTATTTGGAGCGAGCTGGGGCACGGCACCACTTTTACTATTAAACTGCCTTTAACTTTAGCTATTATTCAGGGCTTAATGGTGCGGGTAGCCAAAAACATTTTTGCTATCCCTATTGTCAACGTGCTGGAGAGTTTTAGGATTAAACCCAGCGAGATTAACCAGCTGGATAACTTTGAGGTATTTAATGTGCGCGAAGATGTGGTATCTATCTTGCGTTTAAGTAAAATTTTTGGTATTACGGCCGACCCCGACCAAGAACATAATTTTATTGTAGTAGTAGGCACAGAAGATAAAAAAGTTGGCTTAATGGTAGATTCGCTTATTGGCGAAGAAGATGTGGTTATTAAACCCTTAAAAGACCAGTATGCCGCCAGTAAAGGCATAGCCGGCGCTACCATCTTAGGTGATGGTACGGTAAGCCTAATCATCGATGTGGCCGAGCTGTTGACTTTAGGCTATCAAAAAGAGCTAGAAATGCGTACTGATAACCGCCAAAGTTTAGCTTTAAATGAGGTATAA